A stretch of Limanda limanda chromosome 7, fLimLim1.1, whole genome shotgun sequence DNA encodes these proteins:
- the pqbp1 gene encoding polyglutamine-binding protein 1 isoform X2, which yields MPLPAALLARLAKRGIVRQSDQVDEEIIAEDYDDNNVDYEAGRAENLPPNWYKVFDTACGLPYYWNVETDLVAWLSPNDPSAVVSKAAKKIRVDVGGGGGGGEEKTIERQFEKLDRERERERERERERERERDEARDRDRRKPRREDAAPYNKNKRGRKEDEMDPMDPSAYSDAPRGSWSTGLPKRNEAKTGADTTAAGPLFQQRPYPSPGAVLRANAANKIPKE from the exons ATGCCTCTACCTGCGGCACTGCTGGCCCGCTTGGCCAAGAGAGGGATTGTGAGACAGTCGGATCAAG TAGATGAGGAGATTATTGCTGAAGATTACGACGACAACAACGTAGATTACGAAGCCGGCAGAGCAGAGAATCTTCCTCCGAACTGGTACAAAGTGTTTGACACGGCTTG TGGTCTTCCTTATTACTGGAATGTGGAGACAGATTTGGTGGCCTGGCTGTCCCCAAATGACCCATCTGCAGTGGTATCAAAGGCTGCCAAGAAGATAAGAG TTGATgtaggaggaggcggaggaggaggagaagaaaaaaccaTCGAGAGGCAGTTCGAGAAGCTGGATAGAGAGCGAGAGCGTGAAAGAGAacgggagagagagcgagagcgggAAAGGGATGAggcgagggacagagacagaaggaagcCGAGGAGGGAAGACGCTGCACCGTACAACAAGAACAAAAGAG gtAGAAAAGAAGACGAGATGGACCCCATGGATCCAAGTGCTTATTCTGATGCTCCAAG GGGGTCGTGGTCCACCGGGCTGCCCAAGCGTAACGAAGCTAAGACCGGTGCCGACACCACGGCGGCCGGGCCCCTGTTCCAGCAGCGGCCGTACCCGAGTCCAGGAGCCGTGCTCCGGGCCAACGCAGCCAACAAGATACCCAAGGAATGA
- the timm17b gene encoding mitochondrial import inner membrane translocase subunit Tim17-B isoform X2 — protein sequence MEEYAREPCPWRIVDDCGGAFTMGAIGGGVFQSMKGFRNAPAGVAHRLRGSANAVRVRAPQIGGSFAVWGGLFSTIDCGLVRVRGKEDPWNSITSGALTGAILAARSGPLAMMGSAMMGGILLALIEGFGILLTRYTAQQFQNPVPFADDLNQLPPKDAAQV from the exons ATGGAGGAATATGCCCGCGAGCCCTG TCCGTGGAGGATAGTGGACGACTGCGGAGGCGCCTTCACCATGGGTGCGATCGGTGGGGGGGTGTTCCAGTCAATGAAGGGCTTTCGTAACGCCCCTGCA GGTGTCGCACACCGACTGAGAGGCAGCGCCAACGCAGTGAGAGTGAGAGCTCCACAGATCGGAG GGAGCTTTGCTGTGTGGGGGGGTCTCTTCTCCACTATTGACTGCGGTCTGGTTCGTGTGAGAGGGAAAGAAGACCCCTGGAACTCTATAACAAGTGGAGCGCTGACTGGAGCTATCCTGGCAGCTCGCA GTGGGCCCTTAGCAATGATGGGCTCTGCCATGATGGGAGGGATTCTGCTGGCTCTCATTGAGGGTTTTGGGATCCTCCTCACCAGATACACAGCGCAGCAGTTTCAGAATC ctgttcCCTTTGCAGACGACCTGAATCAGCTGCCTCCAAAAGATGCAGCACAAGTGTAG
- the timm17b gene encoding mitochondrial import inner membrane translocase subunit Tim17-B isoform X1, whose product MEEYAREPCPWRIVDDCGGAFTMGAIGGGVFQSMKGFRNAPAVSSEHYGFCSVNHTRFPKAELNSALMFQGVAHRLRGSANAVRVRAPQIGGSFAVWGGLFSTIDCGLVRVRGKEDPWNSITSGALTGAILAARSGPLAMMGSAMMGGILLALIEGFGILLTRYTAQQFQNPVPFADDLNQLPPKDAAQV is encoded by the exons ATGGAGGAATATGCCCGCGAGCCCTG TCCGTGGAGGATAGTGGACGACTGCGGAGGCGCCTTCACCATGGGTGCGATCGGTGGGGGGGTGTTCCAGTCAATGAAGGGCTTTCGTAACGCCCCTGCAGTGAGTTCAGAACATTATGGTTTTTGCTCTGTGAATCACACCAGGTTTCCAAAGGCAGAACTGAACAGTGCTCTCATGTTTCAGGGTGTCGCACACCGACTGAGAGGCAGCGCCAACGCAGTGAGAGTGAGAGCTCCACAGATCGGAG GGAGCTTTGCTGTGTGGGGGGGTCTCTTCTCCACTATTGACTGCGGTCTGGTTCGTGTGAGAGGGAAAGAAGACCCCTGGAACTCTATAACAAGTGGAGCGCTGACTGGAGCTATCCTGGCAGCTCGCA GTGGGCCCTTAGCAATGATGGGCTCTGCCATGATGGGAGGGATTCTGCTGGCTCTCATTGAGGGTTTTGGGATCCTCCTCACCAGATACACAGCGCAGCAGTTTCAGAATC ctgttcCCTTTGCAGACGACCTGAATCAGCTGCCTCCAAAAGATGCAGCACAAGTGTAG
- the pqbp1 gene encoding polyglutamine-binding protein 1 isoform X1: MPLPAALLARLAKRGIVRQSDQEVDEEIIAEDYDDNNVDYEAGRAENLPPNWYKVFDTACGLPYYWNVETDLVAWLSPNDPSAVVSKAAKKIRVDVGGGGGGGEEKTIERQFEKLDRERERERERERERERERDEARDRDRRKPRREDAAPYNKNKRGRKEDEMDPMDPSAYSDAPRGSWSTGLPKRNEAKTGADTTAAGPLFQQRPYPSPGAVLRANAANKIPKE, translated from the exons ATGCCTCTACCTGCGGCACTGCTGGCCCGCTTGGCCAAGAGAGGGATTGTGAGACAGTCGGATCAAG AAGTAGATGAGGAGATTATTGCTGAAGATTACGACGACAACAACGTAGATTACGAAGCCGGCAGAGCAGAGAATCTTCCTCCGAACTGGTACAAAGTGTTTGACACGGCTTG TGGTCTTCCTTATTACTGGAATGTGGAGACAGATTTGGTGGCCTGGCTGTCCCCAAATGACCCATCTGCAGTGGTATCAAAGGCTGCCAAGAAGATAAGAG TTGATgtaggaggaggcggaggaggaggagaagaaaaaaccaTCGAGAGGCAGTTCGAGAAGCTGGATAGAGAGCGAGAGCGTGAAAGAGAacgggagagagagcgagagcgggAAAGGGATGAggcgagggacagagacagaaggaagcCGAGGAGGGAAGACGCTGCACCGTACAACAAGAACAAAAGAG gtAGAAAAGAAGACGAGATGGACCCCATGGATCCAAGTGCTTATTCTGATGCTCCAAG GGGGTCGTGGTCCACCGGGCTGCCCAAGCGTAACGAAGCTAAGACCGGTGCCGACACCACGGCGGCCGGGCCCCTGTTCCAGCAGCGGCCGTACCCGAGTCCAGGAGCCGTGCTCCGGGCCAACGCAGCCAACAAGATACCCAAGGAATGA
- the gpkow gene encoding G-patch domain and KOW motifs-containing protein codes for MASHWEDTSAAAAEEQGEKKTSSVSFGFTKTFNKFKVPAADALTSKEDKDFLTVIDKNELHSSKPTEKTKELIIPLIQKNRWHRPDRAAQSEESGVKPEESGTKTEETSGEKDSVESLAVKELIEDSRRQLEQWENGPQTQTDPNLSIPLLMLNKVPEGFEDRDHVAGDLRPESSTEADYANIPVEAYGMALLKGMGWKKEEGIGRTFKQDVKPIEAKVRARGLGLGADRAEIKDLEPTRHKRPPKPGEEREEEQLVMGPGGCVLVVSGVHKDLYGKIEGVDPENARAVVKLAIGGKTAAISQHALKVVERKEYDKNSKDLSRLSKAHKEKEKEKERERREEKDKRSSGDDAKHKSAERDERKGDRKRKHRESSADREKPSSKEARQPPAPRPWLQRDLKVRFIDKTFKGGKYYNSKMCVEDVVTPSTCVCRTEEGRLLDDVKQDMLETIVPKRDDEAIMVVLGEHRGQVGHILQRDKNKCKAIVQLDRNEQVFTLDYDSMCHYVGATDQ; via the exons ATGGCGTCGCACTGGGAAGACACCAGCGCCGCTGCCGCTGAGGAGCAAGGGGAGAAGAAAACCTCCTCGGTGTCGTTTGGTTTCACCAAAACATTCAATAAGTTCAAGGTTCCCGCCGCGGACGCGTTGACCAGCAAGGAAGACAAAGATTTCCTCACCGTCATCGATAAGAACGAACTTCACAG ttcaaaaccaacagagaaGACCAAGGAGCTCATCATCCCTCTGATCCAGAAGAACCGCTGGCACCGGCCGGACCGAGCGGCACAGAGCGAGGAGAGCGGAGTCAAACCGGAGGAGAGCGGAACCAAAACAGAGGAGACGAGCGGAGAGAAAGACTCTGTGGAGTCGCTGGCTGTCAAAGAACTCATCGAGG ATTCACGGAGGCAGCTTGAACAGTGGGAGAATGGCCCCCAGACACAAACTGACCCGAATCTCAGCATCCCCCTGTTGATGCTAAACAAAGTGCCCGAGGGCTTCGAGGACAGAGACCACGTAGCGGGGGATCTGCGGCCTGAATCC TCAACAGAGGCAGACTATGCGAACATTCCTGTTGAGGCTTATGGAATGGCCTTGCTGAAGGGGATGGGatggaaaaaagaggaaggcaTTGGCCGCACCTTCAAACA GGATGTGAAGCCAATCGAAGCCAAGGTGCGTGCGAGAGGCTTGGGTCTTGGTGCAGATCGTGCAGAGATAAAGGATTTGGAGCCCACCAGACACAAGCGACCCCCCAAGCCAGGcgaggagcgggaggaggaaCAACTAGTGATGGGTCCCGGGGGCTGTGTGCTGGTGGTGTCAGGGGTACACAAGGACCTGTATGGGAAG ATTGAAGGCGTTGATCCAGAAAACGCTCGAGCTGTGGTGAAGCTGGCTATCGGTGGCAAGACTGCGGCAATCAGCCAGCACGCTCTAAAAGTGGTTGAGCGTAAGGAATACGACAAAAACAGCAAAGACCTGA GTCGCCTCAGTAAAGCTcacaaggagaaggagaaggagaaagagcgagagagacgggaggagaaaGACAAGCGAAGTAGTGGAGACGATGCAAAACACAAGTCtgcagagagagatgaaagaaaaggtgacaggaagaggaaacacagggaATCAAGTGCAGACAG AGAGAAGCCTTCATCTAAAGAAGCCAGGCAGCCACCTGCTCCCCGCCCCTGGCTCCAGAGAGACTTGAAAGTTCGCTTTATAGACAAAACTTTCAAAGGCGGCAAGTACTACAACTCAAAG atgTGTGTGGAGGACGTTGTGACACCTTCCACCTGTGTGTGCCGAACTGAAGAGGGGAGACTGCTAGACG ATGTGAAGCAGGACATGCTGGAGACCATTGTCCCAAAAAGGGACGATGAGGCTATAATGGTCGTACTGGGTGAACACAGGGGTCAG GTCGGACATATCCTCCAACGGGACAAGAACAAGTGCAAAGCGATAGTTCAGCTCGATCGAAACGAGCAGGTGTTCACACTGGACTATGATTCCATGTGTCATTATGTAGGAGCAACCGACCAATGA